One Nostoc punctiforme PCC 73102 DNA window includes the following coding sequences:
- a CDS encoding HD family phosphohydrolase yields MKMQEFLQFLTQQLTHWRRQYKGLRRKGKLMRSPKSKSDRKQLLRTFLKNVILFLSKSNEKSARRKQEKALQSKAKSVKTKSSIYSVCLDWVHEQRSLVILAIAILSLTGVIGQKFYNQTQLQVGHSAPQTITAPYTAKIEDQKKTEAERKAVSRSSLQVLMLDARINEQINENLQQLLDDGNEIRAVAGAFPFFDSVVLPISTQRYLRSCNESEWKALLLAVENSKNQQKKGTGETTTSSRPSSIAAPNQERQPRTTPQKTEPVDFSQSTDFTQAVAELESYRVTTSEKNLSLLIAQISQTRKRYTEATTKLLQLETVTPEAVYEESFLLDLSDVEWEKTQMGIHQSAERILTQGIPQGLPKNILQDAVSLQLQSFVPESAQPLAKNLLLAVLKPNLQKDEEETRENAQKAAAGVPPVMVKVRRGEVIVKKGEQVTAWNVEVLEYYRLVRREVKWRGLLKLGGVIAIAIGVFVWVERHIDYELRQRDRLLVLLLTLSVPGLVTMGLPYTTWSALGLLLGSFYGATLGLTVVGLLLPILAITFDMSKAALLAGAGGAILGSYIAQRLRSREELALLGVAIALTQGSIYLIVKILIGQAFGSTWYIVLREAGFFALSGLGWSVVALGLSPYLEKVFDLVTPIRLAELANPNRPLLKRLATETPGTFQHTLFVATLAEAAAKELGCNVELVRAGTLYHDIGKMHDPLGFIENQMGGPNKHDTEIKDPWKSAEIIKKHVTEGLVMARKHLLPTAIQAFIPEHQGTMLIAYFHHQAQQMAQEDPSLTVDDADFRYDGPIPQSRETGIVMLADSCEAALRSLQASAKSVGEKRSLKDVSTEQALTMLNNILRAKWQDNQLIDSGLKREEMSLIAQIFVDVWQQFHHKRIAYPKFKASNTVRNS; encoded by the coding sequence ACAAGAAAAAGCGCTCCAGTCAAAGGCAAAATCGGTCAAAACTAAGAGTAGTATTTATTCAGTCTGTTTAGATTGGGTACATGAACAGCGCTCCTTGGTAATTTTAGCGATCGCTATCCTATCTCTTACAGGTGTTATTGGACAAAAATTCTACAACCAAACTCAACTCCAAGTAGGACATTCCGCGCCCCAAACCATTACAGCGCCTTATACAGCTAAAATCGAAGATCAGAAAAAAACAGAAGCCGAGCGCAAAGCCGTCAGTAGAAGCTCCTTACAAGTGTTGATGCTGGATGCGCGAATAAACGAACAAATCAACGAAAATTTGCAACAACTTCTAGATGATGGTAACGAAATTCGCGCTGTTGCTGGAGCTTTTCCTTTTTTTGATTCTGTAGTTTTGCCCATCTCTACCCAGCGTTATCTCCGCTCTTGCAATGAGTCAGAATGGAAAGCACTGCTATTAGCCGTAGAAAATAGTAAAAATCAGCAGAAAAAAGGAACAGGAGAAACCACCACCTCATCCCGTCCATCATCTATAGCTGCACCCAATCAGGAACGTCAACCGCGCACAACACCACAGAAAACAGAGCCAGTTGATTTTTCTCAAAGTACTGATTTTACTCAAGCCGTTGCAGAACTAGAATCTTACCGCGTCACAACTTCTGAGAAAAACTTGTCTTTACTGATTGCCCAAATTTCCCAAACACGCAAAAGATACACCGAAGCGACTACCAAACTTTTACAGTTAGAGACTGTTACCCCAGAAGCAGTATACGAAGAATCATTCCTTTTGGATTTATCAGATGTGGAGTGGGAAAAAACACAAATGGGAATCCATCAGAGTGCGGAGCGGATTCTCACCCAAGGCATCCCACAAGGACTGCCAAAAAATATCTTACAGGATGCGGTGAGTTTGCAATTGCAGTCCTTTGTACCAGAATCCGCCCAACCTTTGGCAAAGAACCTGTTGTTAGCTGTACTCAAGCCGAATCTGCAAAAAGATGAAGAAGAAACTAGAGAAAACGCTCAAAAGGCTGCTGCTGGAGTGCCACCTGTAATGGTGAAGGTACGCCGTGGTGAGGTAATTGTCAAAAAAGGAGAGCAGGTTACTGCATGGAACGTAGAGGTGCTGGAGTATTATCGCCTGGTTCGCCGAGAAGTAAAATGGCGGGGATTGTTGAAGTTAGGAGGCGTGATAGCGATCGCCATTGGCGTTTTTGTTTGGGTAGAACGCCATATTGATTACGAATTGCGACAACGCGATCGCCTTTTGGTGTTATTGCTAACTCTAAGTGTGCCAGGATTGGTGACAATGGGATTGCCTTACACCACTTGGAGCGCCCTTGGTTTATTGTTGGGAAGCTTCTACGGCGCGACTTTAGGGTTAACAGTTGTTGGACTGCTGTTGCCAATATTGGCTATTACCTTCGATATGAGCAAGGCGGCGCTGTTAGCTGGTGCTGGTGGGGCAATATTAGGTAGTTACATAGCGCAAAGATTGCGATCGCGTGAAGAATTGGCTTTATTAGGAGTTGCGATCGCTTTAACTCAGGGCAGTATTTATCTGATTGTTAAAATCTTAATTGGTCAAGCATTTGGTTCAACCTGGTATATAGTTCTCCGAGAAGCCGGGTTTTTTGCTTTATCCGGTTTAGGCTGGAGTGTTGTAGCTTTAGGGTTGAGTCCTTATCTCGAAAAAGTTTTCGATTTAGTCACTCCCATCCGTTTAGCAGAGTTGGCGAACCCTAATCGGCCCTTATTAAAACGACTCGCTACAGAGACTCCTGGAACTTTTCAACACACGTTATTTGTAGCTACCCTTGCCGAAGCTGCTGCCAAAGAACTAGGATGCAATGTTGAATTAGTTAGGGCTGGAACATTATATCACGATATTGGTAAAATGCACGACCCACTTGGATTTATTGAAAATCAAATGGGGGGGCCGAATAAACACGATACAGAGATTAAAGACCCTTGGAAGAGTGCAGAGATTATCAAAAAGCACGTAACAGAAGGGTTAGTGATGGCGCGTAAACACCTTTTACCGACAGCGATTCAAGCTTTTATTCCAGAGCATCAGGGAACGATGCTAATTGCCTATTTCCATCACCAAGCCCAGCAAATGGCTCAAGAAGATCCAAGTTTAACAGTAGACGACGCAGATTTTCGCTACGATGGCCCAATTCCCCAATCACGGGAAACCGGAATTGTGATGTTAGCGGACTCTTGTGAAGCAGCGCTGCGATCGCTGCAAGCATCGGCTAAATCTGTGGGAGAGAAGCGATCGCTTAAAGATGTCTCCACCGAACAAGCTTTAACAATGCTAAATAATATCTTGCGTGCTAAATGGCAAGACAATCAACTCATAGATTCAGGGCTAAAACGGGAAGAGATGTCACTAATTGCTCAGATATTTGTGGATGTTTGGCAGCAATTTCATCACAAACGCATTGCTTATCCTAAGTTTAAGGCTAGTAACACTGTGCGGAATTCGTAA
- a CDS encoding cytochrome P450, which yields MQQLKSAEEIPGSYGLPILGETLEIFRDSELYLWRRFQQYGSVFKTSVLGRKRAYLIGPSANRLVLVEQAENMSSRIGWYFLESTFGNNILLQDGEEHRLTRRLMYPAFHGKAIATYFDTIQNIVQDFLKDWGERGTISLNSSFRQLTLMIATRLFLGSQNKSEVEQTSQWFTQLLDSSMAIFKWNVPFTLYGRGQNARGKLVAFLREAIAQRIEQGNLEESKDVLGLLLAAVDEDGNKLSETQVINEALLLLFAGHETTASLLTWVIFELGNHPEWRERLRQEQLAVVGNNPLSLSHLKQFPQLTNVLKEAERLYPPVYAYNRGVLKDIEYGGYRIPAGWFVTISPMLTHRLPELYTEPDRFDPDRFAPPREEDKKHPLALMGFGYGSHSCLGMEFAQMEMKIVLSTLLRHYDWTVKPDYSAIAPVRQPSKVKDILQAYIEPLLIKHPLDS from the coding sequence ATGCAGCAGTTAAAATCCGCCGAAGAAATTCCTGGTAGCTATGGCTTACCCATTTTGGGGGAGACTTTGGAAATATTTCGGGATTCAGAGTTGTATTTATGGCGACGATTCCAGCAGTATGGTTCAGTTTTTAAGACGAGCGTCTTGGGGCGTAAACGTGCTTATTTAATTGGCCCTAGCGCTAATCGATTAGTACTGGTGGAACAGGCGGAAAACATGTCGTCGCGGATCGGGTGGTATTTTTTAGAATCAACATTTGGCAACAATATTTTATTACAAGACGGGGAAGAACATCGGTTAACTCGTCGCTTAATGTATCCAGCATTTCATGGAAAAGCGATCGCTACATACTTCGATACCATCCAAAATATTGTGCAAGACTTCCTCAAAGATTGGGGAGAAAGGGGAACGATTTCCTTAAATTCTAGTTTCCGTCAGCTTACCCTGATGATTGCGACTCGCCTATTTTTGGGAAGTCAGAACAAGAGCGAAGTTGAGCAAACCAGTCAGTGGTTTACACAACTGTTAGATAGTAGTATGGCAATATTCAAATGGAATGTCCCCTTTACTTTATATGGTCGCGGTCAAAATGCTAGGGGTAAATTAGTGGCTTTTTTACGTGAAGCGATCGCCCAACGTATCGAGCAGGGTAACTTAGAAGAATCAAAAGATGTTTTGGGATTGCTGCTAGCGGCTGTTGATGAAGACGGCAATAAGTTGAGCGAAACACAGGTAATCAACGAAGCATTACTATTGCTGTTTGCTGGACATGAGACAACAGCCTCATTACTGACTTGGGTAATATTTGAATTAGGTAATCACCCAGAATGGCGAGAACGGCTGCGCCAAGAACAATTAGCAGTTGTGGGAAATAATCCCCTTAGCCTGTCTCATCTCAAACAATTTCCACAGTTAACCAACGTCCTAAAAGAAGCAGAAAGACTCTATCCGCCAGTGTATGCCTATAATCGTGGTGTCCTCAAGGATATTGAGTATGGAGGCTATCGCATCCCAGCAGGTTGGTTTGTGACTATTTCGCCGATGCTGACTCATCGTTTACCAGAACTGTACACCGAACCCGATCGCTTCGACCCCGATCGCTTTGCACCACCTCGTGAAGAAGATAAAAAACATCCTTTAGCACTAATGGGTTTTGGTTATGGTTCGCACAGTTGTTTAGGTATGGAATTTGCCCAGATGGAAATGAAAATTGTGCTTTCCACACTACTTCGCCATTATGACTGGACAGTAAAACCGGATTATTCTGCGATCGCTCCAGTTCGGCAGCCTTCTAAAGTTAAAGATATTCTGCAAGCATATATTGAACCTTTGCTGATAAAGCATCCCTTGGATAGTTAA
- a CDS encoding Uma2 family endonuclease, whose amino-acid sequence MTALILNLSPTIELTDEQFFQLCQNNRDLRLERTAEGELIIMPPTGWESGNRNSRLTQRLGNWADADGTGLAFDSSTGFKLPNGANRSPDASWISRERLEALNPDPASFLPLAPDFAVELRSASDSLKTVQQKMQEYIDNGVRLGWLIDPQNQQVEIYRPGQDVEVLQSPTSLSGEDVLPGFILDLAQILS is encoded by the coding sequence ATGACTGCCCTGATTCTAAACCTCAGCCCCACCATTGAACTAACAGATGAGCAGTTCTTCCAACTGTGTCAAAATAATCGAGATTTGCGACTTGAGCGCACAGCAGAGGGAGAATTAATTATTATGCCCCCAACTGGATGGGAAAGCGGAAATCGCAATAGTAGACTAACTCAGCGCTTAGGTAATTGGGCTGACGCTGATGGCACAGGTTTGGCTTTTGACTCCTCAACGGGTTTCAAGCTCCCTAATGGTGCAAATCGGTCTCCTGATGCATCCTGGATTAGCCGGGAGCGATTAGAAGCCCTGAATCCAGACCCCGCAAGTTTTCTACCACTTGCTCCCGATTTTGCCGTAGAATTGCGCTCTGCTTCAGATAGCTTAAAGACTGTGCAACAAAAGATGCAGGAGTATATCGATAACGGTGTGCGTTTAGGCTGGCTGATTGATCCACAAAACCAACAGGTAGAAATTTACCGCCCAGGACAGGATGTTGAGGTTTTACAATCGCCTACTAGCTTATCAGGAGAGGATGTATTGCCTGGATTTATACTAGATTTGGCACAGATTTTGAGTTAA
- a CDS encoding TetR/AcrR family transcriptional regulator, which produces MLDAAEAEFARNGLSGARTGAIAKGSGVTTAMIYYYFQSKEGLYEAVLQRPAVEMHEGFEQLNLDQFPPEEALKVLVKEAIAYEAAHPHRGMLWFQEANQNQGKYFKQSNWQENFSYLIKILERGMAEGCFRQIDPFLTTLHIIGVCNMYFNAYENIKHTRPDLQLLSPEMIEQHTQAAVNFILAGVRRSEN; this is translated from the coding sequence ATTCTCGATGCGGCGGAAGCAGAGTTTGCCAGAAATGGACTTAGTGGGGCGCGGACAGGAGCGATCGCTAAAGGTTCAGGTGTCACCACAGCGATGATTTACTACTACTTCCAGAGCAAAGAAGGACTATATGAAGCTGTTCTGCAACGTCCGGCGGTGGAGATGCACGAAGGGTTTGAGCAGCTAAATTTGGATCAGTTCCCACCAGAGGAGGCGTTGAAGGTATTAGTTAAAGAAGCGATCGCTTATGAAGCTGCTCACCCGCACAGGGGAATGCTTTGGTTTCAGGAAGCAAACCAAAATCAGGGAAAGTATTTCAAACAGTCCAATTGGCAAGAAAATTTTAGCTATCTCATCAAAATTTTAGAGCGGGGGATGGCGGAAGGTTGTTTCCGTCAGATCGATCCATTTCTCACCACTCTGCATATTATTGGGGTTTGTAATATGTACTTCAACGCTTACGAAAACATCAAGCATACTAGACCCGATTTGCAATTGCTGAGTCCAGAAATGATTGAGCAGCATACTCAAGCAGCAGTTAATTTTATTTTGGCTGGTGTGCGACGTAGTGAGAATTAG